One window of Halichondria panicea chromosome 7, odHalPani1.1, whole genome shotgun sequence genomic DNA carries:
- the LOC135338155 gene encoding tRNA-uridine aminocarboxypropyltransferase 2-like codes for MEAGLLAELSTLPADQPTKREACHRCRRPLRVCICDCFPSEPIRTNTSVIILQHPNEESRCLATVPLLKECLLPHKCLVLRGKRFNSSKNQVLQSAMRAPNTYLLFPGVKAIDIHTLPPAGVHGNPPTLIALDGTWSQAKGMYHHNPQLGRLVQVQLGVECASEYVIRTQPTHTSLSTLECVAHALAWLEQSSDMVESLVRPLRGLCQHQLDHGAVVHVSKDHPQYVSRWENKSQELNKEEENNSQTE; via the exons ATGGAAGCTGGGCTGCTAGCAGAGCTCTCCACACTGCCAGCGGACCAACCGACCAAGAGAGAAGCTTGTCACAGATGCAG ACGTCCACTTCGTGTGTGCATCTGTGACTGCTTTCCCAGTGAGCCCATTCGCACAAACACATCCGTCATTATCCTACAGCACCCCAACgag gagAGTCGTTGCTTGGCTACTGTACCTTTGCTGAAAGAGTGTTTACTACCACACAAATGCCTCGTCCTCAGAGGAAAGAGATTCAACTCTAGCAA GAACCAGGTCTTGCAGTCAGCCATGAGAGCTCCCAATACCTACCTCCTCTTCcctggggtcaaag CTATAGACATCCACACCCTCCCTCCGGCTGGTGTCCATGGTAACCCACCTACGCTCATAGCCCTTGATGGTACATGGTCTCAAGCTAAGGGTATGTACCATCACAACCCACAGCTAGGTCGTCTGGTTCAAGTGCAGCTTGGTGTGGAGTGTGCTAGTGAGTACGTCATCAGGACACAGCCGACGCACACAAGTCTCTCCACACTCGAGTGTGTAGCTCACGCACTAGCCTGGCTTGAGCAATCATCAGATATGGTGGAG AGTTTGGTTCGGCCCCTGAGAGGACTGTGTCAGCACCAGCTAGACCATGGAGCAGTGGTTCATGTGAGCAAAGACCACCCACAGTATGTCTCCAGGTGGGAGAACAA GTCACAAGAATTGAACAAAGAGGAAGAAAATAACAGCCAGACAGAATAA
- the LOC135338158 gene encoding RNA-binding protein 8A-A-like translates to MAGLDEVQLRPEDDGDFDMADEVEGLKSRVTRKKGRGFDDKVQEQSGVFDRVEEVGDGPGPLKSVEGWIVFVKNIHEEAQEDDVNEVFGAYGNIKNIHINLDRRTGFIKGYVLVEYETFKEASKAIENMNGAKMLGQQIQVDWAFVKPTTERRRSRR, encoded by the exons ATGGCGGGACTGGATGAGGTTCAGCTGAGACCAGAAGATGATGGTGACTTTGACATGGCTGATG AGGTGGAGGGTCTCAAATCTCGAGTAACACGAAAGAAGGGACGAGGCTTTGATG ACAAAGTACAAGAGCAGAGCGGAGTATTTGATAGAGTGGAGGAGGTCGGGGACGGACCAGGACCACTCAAGT CTGTTGAGGGTTGGATAGTGTTTGTGAAGAATATTCACGAGGAAGCACAGGAAGATGATGTCAATGAAGTGTTTGGAGCATACGGAAATATCAAGAATATCCACATTAACCTTGATCGCCGAACAGGCTTCATTAAG GGTTATGTTCTGGTCGAGTATGAGACATTCAAGGAAGCTAGCAAGGCTATAGAGAACATGAATGGTGCAAAAATGCTGGGTCAGCAGATACAAGTTGACTGGGCCTTTGTTAAGCCTACGACTGAGAGGAGAAG GAGCAGGCGGTAG
- the LOC135338159 gene encoding tRNA-uridine aminocarboxypropyltransferase 2-like isoform X1: protein MRAPNTYLLFSGVKAIDIHTLPPAGVHGNPPTLIALDGTWSQAKGMYHHNPQLGRLVQVQLGVECASEYVIRTQPTHTSLSTLECVAHALAWLEQSSDMVESLVRPLRGLCQHQLDHGAVVHVSKDHPQYVSRWENKSQELNKEEENNSQTE, encoded by the exons ATGAGAGCTCCCAATACCTACCTCCTCTTCtctggggtcaaag CTATAGACATCCACACCCTCCCTCCGGCTGGTGTCCATGGTAACCCACCTACGCTCATAGCCCTTGATGGTACATGGTCTCAAGCTAAGGGTATGTACCATCACAACCCACAGCTAGGTCGTCTGGTTCAAGTGCAGCTTGGTGTGGAGTGTGCTAGTGAGTACGTCATCAGGACACAGCCGACGCACACAAGTCTCTCCACACTCGAGTGTGTAGCTCACGCACTAGCCTGGCTTGAGCAATCATCAGATATGGTGGAG AGTTTGGTTCGGCCCCTGAGAGGACTGTGTCAGCACCAGCTAGACCATGGAGCAGTGGTTCATGTGAGCAAAGACCACCCACAGTATGTCTCCAGGTGGGAGAATAA GTCACAAGAATTGAACAAAGAGGAAGAAAATAACAGCCAGACAGAATAA
- the LOC135338159 gene encoding tRNA-uridine aminocarboxypropyltransferase 2-like isoform X2: protein MRAPNTYLLFSGVKAIDIHTLPPAGVHGNPPTLIALDGTWSQAKGMYHHNPQLGRLVQVQLGVECASEYVIRTQPTHTSLSTLECVAHALAWLEQSSDMVESLVRPLRGLCQHQLDHGAVVHVSKDHPQYVSRSQELNKEEENNSQTE, encoded by the exons ATGAGAGCTCCCAATACCTACCTCCTCTTCtctggggtcaaag CTATAGACATCCACACCCTCCCTCCGGCTGGTGTCCATGGTAACCCACCTACGCTCATAGCCCTTGATGGTACATGGTCTCAAGCTAAGGGTATGTACCATCACAACCCACAGCTAGGTCGTCTGGTTCAAGTGCAGCTTGGTGTGGAGTGTGCTAGTGAGTACGTCATCAGGACACAGCCGACGCACACAAGTCTCTCCACACTCGAGTGTGTAGCTCACGCACTAGCCTGGCTTGAGCAATCATCAGATATGGTGGAG AGTTTGGTTCGGCCCCTGAGAGGACTGTGTCAGCACCAGCTAGACCATGGAGCAGTGGTTCATGTGAGCAAAGACCACCCACAGTATGTCTCCAG GTCACAAGAATTGAACAAAGAGGAAGAAAATAACAGCCAGACAGAATAA
- the LOC135338157 gene encoding RNA-binding protein 8A-like, with translation MAGLDEVQLRPEDDEVEGLKKKGRGFDDKVQEQSGVFDRVEEIGVGPGPLKSVEGWIVFVKNIHEEAQEDDVNEVFGAYGSNHINLNLDRRTGFIEGYVLVEYETFKEASKAIENMNGAKMLGQQIQVDWALLSLRLRGEGAGGRKTRQGKKNSVTLLLQCT, from the exons ATGGCGGGACTGGATGAGGTGCAGCTGAGACCAGAAGATGATG AGGTGGAGGGTCTCAAAAAGAAGGGACGAGGCTTTGATG ACAAAGTACAAGAGCAGAGCGGAGTATTTGATAGAGTGGAGGAGATCGGGGTCGGACCAGGACCACTCAAGT CTGTTGAGGGTTGGATAGTGTTTGTGAAGAATATTCACGAGGAAGCACAGGAAGATGATGTCAATGAAGTGTTTGGAGCATACGGGAGTAACCACATTAACCTCAATCTTGATCGCCGAACAGGCTTCATTGAG GGTTATGTTCTGGTCGAGTATGAGACATTCAAGGAAGCTAGCAAGGCTATAGAGAACATGAATGGTGCAAAAATGCTGGGTCAGCAGATACAAGTTGACTGGGCCTTGTTAAGCCTACGATTGAGAGGAGAAG GAGCAGGCGGTAGAAAGACAAGACAAGGCAAAAAGAACTCAGTAACTCTATTACTGCAATGTACATAG